Proteins encoded together in one Petrotoga mexicana DSM 14811 window:
- a CDS encoding Rpn family recombination-promoting nuclease/putative transposase, protein MSELNNPHDAFFKKHFGNKKIAQNFLENYLPSEITKVLDLNYLTKEDKSYVDEDLKESHSDMLYKTRINGKDGYIYILFEHKSYNDPRVLLQLLKYILRIWEEKYNTKTNKLPIIIPLVIYNGENKWNIKTKLINLIEGIEELPEIMKQYIPTYQYEIYDFSPEEKLGIVGLANLKAILQTTRVARVKTGEKFDEELRRAFEFLIGIKDKKTFNELFESCMLYLMYTRDDINIEKVKEVAKKVMDERGELIMTIAEKLKNEGKLEGERN, encoded by the coding sequence ATGAGTGAATTAAACAATCCACACGATGCTTTCTTCAAAAAACATTTTGGTAACAAAAAAATAGCTCAAAATTTCTTAGAAAACTATTTACCTTCTGAGATTACCAAAGTACTAGACTTAAATTATTTAACCAAAGAAGACAAAAGCTATGTGGATGAAGATTTAAAAGAAAGCCACTCAGACATGTTGTACAAAACGAGAATAAATGGAAAAGATGGATACATATACATTCTCTTTGAACACAAAAGCTACAATGATCCGCGTGTACTTCTACAACTTTTAAAATACATACTCAGAATATGGGAAGAAAAATACAACACTAAAACGAACAAATTACCTATAATAATACCACTAGTAATATACAATGGAGAAAACAAGTGGAATATAAAGACCAAGTTAATAAATCTCATAGAAGGAATAGAAGAGCTACCGGAAATAATGAAACAATACATACCTACTTACCAATATGAGATATACGATTTCTCACCGGAAGAAAAATTAGGAATAGTAGGGTTAGCAAATTTAAAGGCGATATTACAAACGACAAGAGTGGCAAGAGTAAAAACAGGAGAAAAGTTTGATGAAGAATTAAGAAGGGCATTTGAATTTCTTATTGGGATAAAAGACAAAAAGACGTTTAATGAATTATTTGAATCTTGTATGTTGTATTTAATGTATACAAGGGACGATATAAACATAGAAAAGGTAAAAGAAGTAGCAAAAAAGGTAATGGATGAAAGGGGTGAATTGATAATGACGATAGCAGAAAAGTTGAAGAATGAAGGTAAACTTGAAGGTGAAAGAAATTGA
- the era gene encoding GTPase Era, with product MENNGFKSGFVALAGKPNVGKSTLINALMGQKVVIVSDKPQTTRNRVNCILTEDHYQIVFVDTPGIHKPIRKIGEYMVNIAINALKGVDLILFIIDAKDGLRNSDLRVAEIVDKSKIPTILLVNKVDLVKDKEKINLMTEKIKSLCSNIVTTIEISALTGKNLSELKQSIIDLLPEGPQYYPEDMITDKPSRFIISELIREKIFHLTKEEIPHSSGVVIEELKERENGVLYVRAEIYVEKKSQKPIIIGKNGSMIKKIGQLARQDIEELFERKVYLDLYVKVRDKWRDDKNILNNIMEYKVEEIKD from the coding sequence ATGGAAAATAACGGTTTTAAAAGTGGTTTCGTCGCCTTGGCTGGAAAGCCTAACGTAGGAAAATCAACATTGATAAACGCTTTGATGGGCCAAAAAGTGGTTATCGTTTCTGACAAGCCACAAACCACAAGAAATAGAGTAAACTGCATATTAACGGAAGATCATTATCAAATAGTTTTTGTCGACACACCTGGTATTCACAAACCTATAAGAAAAATCGGGGAATACATGGTCAATATCGCAATAAATGCATTGAAAGGTGTTGACCTAATACTTTTTATAATCGATGCAAAGGATGGTTTAAGAAATTCAGATTTAAGAGTTGCTGAAATAGTCGATAAATCAAAAATTCCTACCATTCTTCTTGTGAACAAAGTTGACCTAGTAAAAGATAAAGAGAAAATTAACTTGATGACAGAAAAAATAAAAAGTTTATGTTCAAATATAGTTACAACCATTGAAATTTCGGCCTTAACGGGTAAAAATCTTTCTGAATTAAAACAAAGTATTATAGATTTATTACCTGAAGGTCCACAGTACTACCCAGAAGATATGATCACCGATAAACCGTCAAGGTTCATCATTTCTGAGTTAATTCGGGAAAAAATCTTTCATTTAACAAAGGAAGAGATCCCTCATTCAAGCGGTGTAGTTATAGAAGAACTGAAAGAAAGAGAGAACGGCGTTTTGTACGTAAGAGCAGAAATTTATGTTGAAAAGAAAAGTCAGAAACCTATTATAATAGGTAAAAACGGAAGTATGATTAAAAAGATCGGCCAATTGGCAAGGCAAGACATCGAAGAACTTTTTGAAAGAAAAGTCTACCTTGATCTTTACGTAAAGGTTCGTGACAAATGGAGAGACGACAAAAACATTTTAAATAACATTATGGAATACAAAGTAGAAGAAATAAAAGATTGA
- a CDS encoding ANTAR domain-containing response regulator yields MKDLKILIAEDEYLILMGLKSNLENLGCKVVGEATNGKELVKLALEKKPELIIADINLPVMDGLEALRRISQKVFIPTLIVSGYDDEELIDKAKNLGVLGYLIKPIDESDLKAAIEIALSRFEDIKNLKNELEVTKETLESRKLIEKAKGIIMERLQLNEEESMKFLQKKSRNSNKKLVDVAKEIIEADKAFRID; encoded by the coding sequence ATGAAGGACTTGAAGATACTGATTGCTGAGGATGAATACCTAATTTTAATGGGGTTAAAAAGTAACTTAGAAAATTTAGGATGTAAAGTAGTAGGAGAAGCTACAAACGGTAAAGAGTTGGTCAAATTAGCTTTAGAAAAAAAGCCTGAATTGATAATAGCTGATATCAATCTACCTGTTATGGATGGTTTGGAGGCATTAAGAAGGATAAGCCAGAAGGTTTTTATTCCCACATTGATTGTAAGCGGTTACGATGATGAAGAATTGATAGATAAAGCAAAAAATCTGGGAGTCTTAGGGTACTTAATAAAGCCCATAGACGAATCTGATTTGAAAGCCGCGATTGAAATAGCTCTTTCTAGATTTGAGGATATTAAAAATTTAAAAAATGAATTAGAAGTAACCAAAGAAACTTTGGAATCAAGAAAATTAATAGAAAAAGCCAAAGGTATCATAATGGAAAGATTACAATTAAACGAAGAAGAATCTATGAAATTTTTGCAAAAAAAGAGTAGAAATTCCAACAAAAAGTTAGTTGATGTTGCGAAGGAAATTATAGAAGCTGACAAGGCTTTTAGAATTGATTAA
- a CDS encoding ATP-binding cassette domain-containing protein, with protein sequence MSNLFEIQNFRVKDQDTELLKNFSLEVQKGEVITIVGQEGSGKNAIINGLIGKLPAEGKLFHMRQLVPFNLYDLKKNKIEIINQKPRLLENLSVSENLFLDTSYKKKLSIFYFKRKTQKVVEEILKKYNLNLSPYMKVGDLTLEEKKNLAFVRAFSVNPDVVILYEPAENISLSSLMNLHNMIRTHKKEGKSVIYITKQWEDALRIADKIAILNEGEIAEILDSQEVKNNPKKLINKIMGINSDDNNVNPEESQLIESVFEAAEYLTSEYELDDLMNLLAKNAAKAMKAEACGISLMDEDTNAIIDKAFYKRNKNVEVEPNESEILNLIGDEKVYYFSKRDKGFEKFFKINKDICSFICVPLYIRSRLSGIIHIYYKEVYLYSEEEIKYLETIAHQAALAIHDTRLVGSSVLLQESHHRIKNNLQSIISLMSLYKMSNKKDSRKDVVEMLDDLMSKIKSIAAVHDLLSKDKLGRSIINLKEMIIKIVKFMSSTREEIRFNFELDDIFVSYSKASAIALVVNELITNSLKYAFVGKENGEITIISKFENETIKLEISDNGVGLPQSFDIQKNQGLGLSIVYSIITKQLNGEIYVESANGAKVRIEIPVKQISTNSSVEEMEKI encoded by the coding sequence ATGTCAAATTTGTTTGAAATTCAGAATTTTCGTGTAAAAGATCAAGACACTGAACTCTTAAAAAATTTCTCCTTAGAAGTACAAAAAGGGGAAGTTATAACCATTGTTGGTCAAGAAGGCTCAGGTAAGAATGCCATTATCAATGGATTAATTGGTAAGTTACCTGCAGAAGGGAAATTGTTTCATATGAGACAACTTGTTCCTTTCAATCTGTATGATCTAAAGAAAAATAAGATTGAAATTATTAATCAAAAACCTAGGTTATTAGAGAATCTCTCTGTTTCAGAGAATTTGTTTTTAGATACTTCTTATAAGAAAAAACTATCGATTTTTTATTTTAAAAGAAAAACCCAGAAAGTAGTGGAGGAAATTTTAAAAAAGTATAATTTGAACTTATCACCATATATGAAAGTAGGAGATCTCACGTTAGAAGAAAAGAAAAATTTGGCGTTTGTAAGAGCTTTTTCTGTAAATCCAGATGTTGTGATTTTATACGAACCAGCTGAGAATATTTCTTTAAGTTCTTTGATGAATCTCCACAATATGATAAGAACACACAAAAAAGAAGGTAAAAGTGTAATCTACATAACTAAACAATGGGAAGATGCCTTGAGAATCGCTGATAAGATCGCAATATTGAATGAAGGTGAGATTGCGGAAATTTTGGACTCCCAAGAGGTAAAAAATAATCCTAAAAAATTGATAAATAAGATTATGGGAATTAACTCTGATGACAATAATGTAAATCCTGAAGAAAGTCAACTAATTGAATCGGTTTTCGAAGCTGCAGAATACTTAACATCAGAATATGAGCTAGATGATCTTATGAATCTGCTTGCAAAAAATGCTGCAAAGGCTATGAAAGCAGAGGCATGTGGAATATCTTTGATGGATGAGGACACAAACGCAATAATAGATAAAGCTTTTTACAAACGAAACAAGAATGTGGAAGTTGAACCGAATGAATCAGAAATTTTAAATTTGATTGGCGATGAAAAAGTTTATTATTTTTCAAAAAGAGATAAAGGTTTCGAAAAATTCTTTAAAATCAACAAAGATATCTGTAGTTTCATATGTGTCCCTTTGTACATAAGATCAAGATTGAGTGGTATAATCCATATTTATTACAAAGAAGTATACCTATATTCCGAAGAAGAGATAAAGTATTTAGAAACTATAGCTCATCAAGCTGCGTTAGCAATTCATGACACAAGGTTAGTTGGAAGTTCTGTATTGTTACAAGAGAGTCATCATCGAATAAAGAATAATCTTCAGTCCATAATTAGTTTGATGTCTTTGTATAAAATGTCCAATAAAAAAGATTCAAGGAAAGATGTAGTAGAGATGCTCGATGATTTAATGTCGAAGATAAAAAGTATTGCCGCAGTGCATGATTTGTTGTCAAAAGATAAATTAGGTAGAAGTATTATCAATCTCAAAGAGATGATAATTAAGATAGTCAAATTTATGAGCAGTACAAGAGAAGAGATTAGATTTAACTTTGAATTGGACGATATTTTCGTTTCATATAGCAAGGCCTCTGCGATAGCTTTGGTGGTGAACGAGTTGATTACTAACAGTCTAAAGTATGCTTTTGTTGGTAAAGAAAATGGTGAGATAACTATTATTTCAAAATTCGAGAACGAAACAATAAAGCTGGAGATTTCGGATAATGGAGTAGGATTACCACAAAGTTTCGATATTCAAAAAAACCAGGGGCTTGGTTTATCAATCGTATATTCTATAATTACTAAACAGCTAAATGGGGAGATATATGTAGAAAGTGCTAATGGTGCCAAAGTACGAATTGAAATCCCAGTAAAACAAATTAGTACGAATAGTTCCGTTGAAGAAATGGAGAAAATTTGA
- a CDS encoding sugar-binding protein, which yields MKRFLVVLVLLVSLFAFSETFLLSPKSMNNPYWFAVENGMKDAAEALGVEAIFDAPIEADAAEQAQKIQTYIIRGVDGIGISPNNPEAIKFVIQQALNRDIPVVTFDSDSPDSGRYVYLGTNNYNAGYAAGELMGQLIDQYKPDKTTLNFAILTGGLAAVNLNERIAGFKDAMEEYSQKTGKEIVYVADPFPCNDDTAVAVQVLTDVTRRYPNLDGWFTSGGWHLFAPVDTVIKALGGVEKAESLLTIGFDTLPPELELVKAGAWKGLVGQRPYDMGYLSLAVLYNMSKLGVDKTLQLLPKVTNEDGSVDYIIDTGVDIVTSENVDEFFEFATEVYTKR from the coding sequence ATGAAACGTTTTTTGGTAGTTTTGGTATTGTTAGTGAGTTTATTTGCATTCTCTGAAACCTTTTTACTTTCACCAAAGTCTATGAACAACCCCTATTGGTTTGCAGTAGAAAACGGTATGAAAGACGCAGCAGAAGCCTTAGGAGTTGAAGCAATATTTGATGCTCCTATAGAAGCTGATGCAGCAGAACAAGCCCAAAAGATACAAACCTATATTATTCGTGGTGTGGATGGTATTGGTATATCTCCCAATAATCCAGAAGCTATTAAATTTGTCATTCAACAAGCTTTGAACAGGGATATTCCAGTAGTAACTTTTGATTCTGATTCACCAGATAGTGGTAGATATGTATATTTGGGAACTAACAATTACAATGCAGGATATGCTGCTGGTGAACTTATGGGACAACTTATCGACCAATACAAACCTGATAAAACTACTTTGAATTTTGCTATTTTAACAGGGGGGTTGGCAGCAGTTAATTTGAACGAAAGAATCGCAGGATTCAAAGATGCCATGGAAGAATACTCCCAAAAAACAGGAAAAGAAATCGTTTATGTTGCAGATCCTTTCCCATGTAACGACGATACCGCTGTAGCTGTTCAAGTTTTAACAGATGTTACCAGACGTTATCCAAATTTAGATGGTTGGTTCACTTCTGGCGGATGGCACTTGTTTGCTCCAGTGGATACGGTTATTAAAGCCTTAGGTGGAGTGGAAAAGGCAGAATCACTCTTAACAATTGGTTTTGACACTTTACCACCAGAATTGGAACTCGTAAAAGCAGGTGCCTGGAAGGGACTGGTTGGTCAAAGGCCATACGACATGGGATATTTATCTCTAGCTGTTTTATACAATATGTCGAAATTAGGTGTAGATAAAACACTACAATTATTACCAAAAGTTACAAATGAAGATGGTTCAGTTGATTACATTATAGATACGGGAGTCGATATTGTAACCTCAGAAAATGTTGATGAATTCTTTGAATTTGCCACTGAAGTTTATACTAAAAGATAG
- a CDS encoding ABC transporter permease — MLFLGITAPGFLSVDNLFSIILNVTFIGVMACGMTMVIITGGIDLSVGSILGLSGVVMGLLMHDLGLNPVLSILVGLLVGMAAGLTNGLLITKVKIPPFISTLGMLSIARGLAYVLSEGWPISPFPKSFTSQGQGMVGPVPVPVLYFAGVAIIAYIFLRYTIVGRRIYATGGNLEASKLVGIKTDRILIMVYVINGLLAAFAGFLMTAWLGVAQANAGQSYELDVIAATVIGGTSLQGGEGTILGTVIGAIIMGVLRNGLILLGVSSFWQQVAIGAVIIIAVAFDQLRGGKEG, encoded by the coding sequence ATGCTTTTCTTGGGAATAACTGCACCAGGGTTTTTATCGGTTGATAACCTTTTCAGTATCATTTTAAATGTGACATTTATTGGGGTTATGGCTTGCGGTATGACAATGGTAATTATCACTGGTGGAATAGACCTTTCTGTTGGCTCTATTTTAGGTTTATCTGGAGTTGTGATGGGGTTACTCATGCATGATTTAGGTTTAAATCCTGTCCTGAGTATTTTGGTAGGCTTATTAGTTGGAATGGCTGCTGGATTAACAAACGGACTTCTCATTACCAAAGTTAAAATTCCACCGTTTATAAGTACTCTAGGTATGCTCAGTATAGCAAGGGGTTTAGCATATGTATTAAGTGAAGGCTGGCCAATATCTCCTTTTCCAAAGTCATTTACTTCTCAAGGTCAAGGTATGGTTGGACCTGTTCCTGTTCCTGTATTATACTTCGCTGGAGTTGCCATTATCGCTTATATATTTCTACGATACACTATCGTTGGAAGAAGAATATATGCAACTGGTGGTAATTTAGAAGCATCAAAATTGGTTGGAATTAAAACTGATAGAATATTGATAATGGTTTATGTAATTAATGGGTTGTTGGCAGCATTTGCTGGATTTTTAATGACAGCATGGTTGGGAGTAGCTCAAGCAAATGCTGGTCAAAGTTATGAATTAGATGTTATTGCCGCAACTGTTATAGGAGGTACGAGTCTACAAGGTGGAGAAGGAACTATCTTAGGAACCGTGATTGGTGCTATCATCATGGGTGTACTGAGAAACGGGTTGATCCTTTTAGGTGTGTCTTCTTTCTGGCAACAAGTTGCCATCGGTGCAGTAATCATTATCGCCGTAGCCTTCGATCAACTTAGAGGGGGGAAAGAAGGATGA
- a CDS encoding sugar ABC transporter ATP-binding protein: protein MNPVLKVVDISKEFPGVKALDQVSIDFYPGEVHAIVGENGAGKSTLMKIIAGVYKQNAGKIIFKGKERYWKHPSEAIEEGIVTIFQELSVMDNLSVSENLFLGSEPKRGPFLNYGKLYKSAKEFLKEFDLNINPNDKLKKFTIGVQQMIEIARATYKESKVIIMDEPTSSLTQNEVAKLFEVIRNLKQKGVSIIFVSHRLEEIFEIADKVSVLRDGRLVETNNISDLNRDKIVEMMVGRKIENFYIKKEHEIGKTIMKVENLSGEGFKNVSFEVNEGEVLGFSGLIGAGRSEIMETIIGLRKKKSGKIYVDNKEVTINNPLDAIKLGIGMVPEDRKRKGLILIHSVKDNISLPSLDKLKRFRIFVNEKAEKDLSKWAIDSFNIKTPSPTRRVKYLSGGNQQKVVVAKWIALRPKILILDEPTRGIDVGAKAEIYELISELALQGMAIIMISSELPEVLQISDRIAVMAYGHLTGVLNAKEASQEKVMKLATQKEKVYA, encoded by the coding sequence ATGAACCCTGTCTTAAAAGTAGTTGATATTTCTAAAGAATTCCCTGGTGTAAAAGCTTTAGATCAAGTAAGTATTGACTTTTATCCTGGGGAAGTTCATGCCATCGTGGGAGAAAACGGTGCGGGAAAGTCCACATTGATGAAAATCATAGCAGGCGTTTATAAACAAAATGCAGGCAAAATAATTTTTAAGGGCAAAGAAAGATATTGGAAACATCCTTCAGAAGCTATTGAAGAAGGAATTGTTACTATCTTTCAAGAATTGTCAGTCATGGATAATTTATCTGTCTCAGAAAATCTGTTTTTAGGCTCTGAACCAAAAAGAGGACCTTTTCTTAACTATGGTAAACTATACAAATCTGCAAAGGAGTTCTTAAAGGAGTTTGATCTGAACATAAATCCTAATGACAAATTAAAAAAATTCACGATTGGTGTTCAACAAATGATTGAGATTGCAAGGGCTACCTACAAAGAATCTAAAGTTATTATAATGGATGAACCTACCTCTTCCCTCACGCAGAATGAGGTTGCAAAATTGTTCGAAGTTATAAGAAATTTGAAACAAAAAGGTGTGTCAATTATATTTGTCTCCCATAGGTTAGAAGAAATATTCGAAATAGCTGATAAAGTTTCTGTTTTAAGGGATGGAAGATTAGTTGAAACAAATAATATATCTGATCTTAACCGAGATAAAATCGTTGAAATGATGGTTGGAAGAAAAATAGAAAATTTTTATATAAAAAAAGAACACGAAATTGGTAAAACGATCATGAAAGTTGAAAATCTTAGTGGCGAAGGATTCAAAAATGTTTCATTTGAGGTTAATGAGGGAGAAGTTTTAGGCTTCTCCGGCTTGATAGGTGCAGGGAGATCAGAAATCATGGAAACTATAATCGGTTTAAGAAAAAAGAAATCAGGAAAAATCTATGTTGATAACAAAGAAGTGACAATAAATAATCCACTTGATGCTATTAAGTTGGGTATAGGTATGGTACCAGAAGATAGGAAAAGAAAAGGATTGATTTTGATTCATTCTGTCAAAGATAACATATCTCTTCCTAGTTTAGATAAATTAAAGAGATTTCGAATATTCGTGAATGAAAAAGCGGAAAAAGATTTGAGTAAATGGGCAATAGATTCCTTTAACATAAAAACTCCTTCTCCTACAAGAAGAGTAAAATACTTATCGGGGGGAAATCAACAGAAAGTTGTAGTAGCAAAATGGATAGCTTTAAGACCCAAAATCTTAATACTAGATGAACCAACTCGAGGGATAGATGTGGGAGCTAAAGCGGAAATATATGAATTGATATCTGAACTAGCACTACAAGGAATGGCTATTATCATGATATCTTCAGAATTACCAGAGGTTTTACAAATAAGCGATAGAATAGCTGTTATGGCTTATGGACATCTTACGGGGGTCCTTAACGCCAAAGAAGCTTCACAAGAAAAAGTTATGAAGTTGGCTACTCAAAAAGAAAAAGTATACGCATAA